A window from Longibacter salinarum encodes these proteins:
- the casB gene encoding type I-E CRISPR-associated protein Cse2/CasB, translating to MYSRPMHRFSLAEDSSPPSTDGTDQTQRLDNAVATIASMLRPEDDRLSPEEVDVLQRLSLDRPDDDVLSIVLGPLNLTKSPAWLSREQWDQRWAVLLKGMALCAGMHNPTISLGEALAMVGWAEDRFTLMMEANDEAILTFVEWASSDFADAEQVVNWDDVRRLLFKSGGHARQIRLRIANDYFRTIYALRRGSS from the coding sequence ATGTATTCACGTCCTATGCATCGCTTCTCGCTGGCCGAGGACTCGTCTCCCCCATCGACGGATGGCACGGATCAAACGCAGAGACTCGACAATGCCGTTGCCACGATTGCGTCTATGCTTCGCCCGGAGGACGATCGCCTGAGTCCGGAAGAGGTGGATGTGCTCCAGCGTCTTTCGCTAGATCGCCCCGATGATGATGTGCTTAGCATCGTGCTCGGGCCATTGAACCTGACGAAGTCTCCCGCCTGGTTGTCGCGAGAGCAGTGGGATCAGCGATGGGCCGTGCTTCTGAAAGGCATGGCGCTATGTGCGGGGATGCACAATCCCACGATCTCGCTCGGAGAGGCACTCGCTATGGTTGGCTGGGCGGAAGATCGCTTTACGCTCATGATGGAAGCGAACGATGAGGCGATTCTTACTTTCGTTGAGTGGGCGTCCAGCGATTTTGCTGACGCTGAACAGGTCGTGAACTGGGATGATGTTCGACGTCTCCTCTTCAAATCCGGCGGACACGCCCGCCAGATTCGGCTCCGAATTGCGAACGACTACTTTCGGACCATCTATGCTCTTCGTCGCGGGTCGTCCTGA